From Lytechinus pictus isolate F3 Inbred chromosome 6, Lp3.0, whole genome shotgun sequence, the proteins below share one genomic window:
- the LOC129262773 gene encoding acetylcholine receptor subunit alpha-1-B-like — translation MSKKSLFVTVIAVFTFGLKDGGTATPSTAEGQLIHDLFDTGYDVRVMPQRDLGHPLEMTINFYLFSILDVDTKNGILSGVSFVNILWHDQRLVWNPANYSNISEITVPLGSAWTPPMQIYNTAGYGQTHTIFQKDGNVLKIFADGTAYIQSNMYYNTICNTVLLDFPFDSHNCSIGFFIMGYYSDRIKLVPGRAYSLFNYNTEWKIKNLVFVPHDRMDIVTRKNISFLDAVMHLERAPNFYLRIILCPLVLLNGLALSTFWIPIKSGERVSASLSLVLGNTVFQIIISDIMPRTSDPEFEPRIVYFCVSSFALITAITVWSMLVSNLAAKKWSLRTSAARRLFLEVLPVLTCTKSLKGCRTRAAVKDISMQDDEKQEVTAVHAFDHTTKENPGEQRGDESQTTDMEIVAEMLDRFVMVVVCALLITLAVSTDPLITSTLQALFH, via the exons ATGTCCAAGAAGAGTTTATTCGTCACGGTCATTGCTGTATTCACTTTTGGTTTAAAAGATGGCGGAACAG CAACTCCATCGACGGCTGAAGGTCAACTAATCCACGACCTTTTTGACACCGGATATGACGTCAGAGTGATGCCCCAACGAGACCTCGGCCATCCCTTGGAGATGACCATcaacttttatttgttttccattcTGGATGTG GATACTAAAAATGGGATCCTCAGCGGAGTTTCTTTTGTCAACATA CTGTGGCATGATCAGCGGTTAGTATGGAACCCAGCTAACTACAGTAACATTTCTGAGATTACCGTTCCCTTGGGATCTGCCTGGACGCCACCAATGCAGATCTATAACAC GGCTGGGTATGGTCAGACCCATACGATCTTTCAGAAGGATGGAAATGTCTTAAAGATATTCGCTGACGGTACAGCGTACATACAGTCTAACATGTATTACAATACAATCTGCAATACTGTCCTGCTCGACTTCCCTTTCGATTCACACAACTGCAGTATTGGTTTCTTCATAATGG GTTACTACAGTGATCGCATCAAGTTAGTCCCTGGTCGCGCTTACTCACTCTTCAACTATAATACAGAATGGAAGataaaaaatcttgtttttgtTCCACATGACCGAATGGACATCGTAACTCGCAAAAATATATCCTTCCTCGACGCCGTGATGCATCTAGAGAGAGCACCAAACTTCTACCTGCGGATCATCCTCTGCCCTCTTGTCCTCCTGAATGGCCTAGCCCTTAGCACGTTCTGGATACCCATCAAGAGTGGCGAACGCGTCTCGGCATCGCTTTCTCTTGTTCTCGGCAACACCGTGTTTCAGATTATCATTTCTGACATAATGCCGAGGACTTCGGACCCGGAGTTCGAACCTCGCATTGTCTACTTCTGCGTGTCGTCATTCGCTCTCATCACAGCTATTACCGTCTGGTCAATGCTCGTGTCAAACCTGGCTGCCAAAAAGTGGTCTTTGAGGACGTCCGCAGCGAGGCGATTGTTCCTAGAGGTGTTGCCAGTGCTTACCTGCACAAAATCGTTGAAGGGTTGCAGAACAAGGGCGGCTGTAAAAG ATATTTCTATGCAAGATGACGAGAAACAAGAAGTGACTGCGGTACACGCCTTCGACCATACCACAAAAGAGAATCCGGGCGAACAACGAGGGGACGAATCGCAG ACGACAGATATGGAGATCGTTGCAGAGATGTTGGATCGCTTTGTTATGGTGGTAGTGTGTGCTTTGTTGATAACTCTAGCAGTTAGCACCGATCC